In the Thermodesulfovibrio yellowstonii DSM 11347 genome, one interval contains:
- the flgA gene encoding flagellar basal body P-ring formation chaperone FlgA: protein MKQIKAKIFNNFVLLIVFCLTFLFISSSFAFDTAFLANLLSNEIKKSPIATEVQVGQIKFIGYEPHENCNPENLKIREIKRPNAAEFTFKCGNRQYRAIANYEVLTRVYITQIPLKRGEVITEEKIMEIKQPLSRLPVGAITDKNLLIGKVVKRSLTRGLIIKEDYLYSGMPVKKGSKVDVIINTGQVMIMTEGVLKSDAVVGGNARVQCFQTGKEIVGKLVGKDKVRVSL from the coding sequence ATGAAACAGATAAAGGCAAAAATTTTTAATAATTTTGTGCTTCTGATTGTCTTTTGTTTAACATTTCTTTTTATTTCCTCAAGTTTTGCTTTTGATACGGCTTTTTTAGCAAATCTTCTTTCAAATGAGATAAAGAAATCACCTATTGCTACAGAAGTGCAGGTTGGGCAGATAAAATTTATAGGATACGAACCCCATGAAAATTGTAATCCCGAGAATCTAAAAATCAGGGAAATTAAAAGACCAAATGCAGCAGAATTCACTTTTAAATGTGGAAACAGACAATACAGAGCAATTGCAAACTACGAAGTTTTAACAAGAGTTTATATTACTCAAATACCTCTAAAAAGAGGAGAAGTAATTACTGAAGAAAAAATAATGGAAATAAAACAACCTTTAAGTAGACTTCCTGTAGGAGCAATTACAGATAAAAATTTACTAATAGGAAAAGTTGTAAAAAGGAGTCTTACCAGAGGTTTAATCATTAAAGAAGATTATCTTTATTCTGGCATGCCTGTAAAAAAAGGAAGTAAAGTAGATGTAATAATAAATACAGGTCAGGTCATGATAATGACAGAAGGTGTTTTGAAATCTGACGCAGTAGTTGGAGGAAATGCTCGTGTACAATGTTTTCAAACTGGCAAGGAAATTGTTGGTAAATTAGTAGGTAAAGACAAAGTGAGGGTATCATTATGA
- a CDS encoding flagellar basal body L-ring protein FlgH, producing MRKLILISLCIFFLASCSELQEVRDIKNAGMPPKYYPEPPQTQVASEGSLWRNKASLYEDKKARRVNDLVTILINESTSAQKTASTTASRDSSTNYGLDTFFGMNTDFNIHNLPLINGFYKAGNVFSPSVKGSATSDFKGDGDTARTGKITGTITAKVVEVLPNGNLVIESRKEVIVNNEKEILVLRGIIRPDDISQSNTILSQYVADAQIYLVGEGTLGDKQSQGWLVRFLDKIWPF from the coding sequence ATGAGAAAATTAATTTTAATAAGCCTTTGTATATTTTTTCTTGCATCCTGTTCAGAACTTCAGGAAGTAAGAGACATTAAAAATGCAGGAATGCCACCAAAATACTATCCTGAGCCTCCTCAAACTCAGGTAGCAAGTGAGGGTTCTTTATGGAGGAACAAGGCTTCTCTTTATGAAGATAAAAAAGCCCGCAGAGTAAATGACCTTGTAACAATTTTAATAAACGAATCAACTTCAGCTCAGAAAACTGCATCAACCACTGCATCAAGGGATTCATCAACAAACTATGGTCTTGATACATTTTTTGGCATGAATACAGATTTTAATATTCACAATCTTCCACTGATAAATGGTTTTTATAAAGCAGGAAATGTTTTTTCTCCATCAGTTAAAGGTTCGGCAACAAGTGATTTTAAAGGAGATGGTGATACTGCAAGAACAGGCAAAATTACTGGAACAATCACAGCCAAGGTGGTTGAAGTTTTACCAAATGGAAATCTTGTTATTGAATCCAGAAAAGAGGTAATTGTTAATAATGAAAAGGAAATACTTGTTCTCAGAGGCATAATAAGACCTGATGATATAAGTCAGAGCAATACTATATTGAGTCAGTATGTTGCAGATGCGCAGATATATCTTGTGGGAGAAGGCACACTTGGAGATAAACAGTCTCAGGGTTGGCTTGTGAGATTTCTTGACAAAATATGGCCCTTTTAG
- a CDS encoding flagellar basal body P-ring protein FlgI, whose amino-acid sequence MRNNKIILGNYKVILSNYKVILSDYHVILTKYNVILSVAKNLLFIFFLILSFATTSHAERIKDIASWSGIRENQLVGYGLVVGLNGTGDKDGTYLYQPIANMLSRMGITVNVKDLKGKVKNVAAVMVTAKLPTNVKPGTKIDVQVSSIGDAKSLQGGTLLLTPLTGPDGEVYALAQGPISIGGFIAAGRAAQAIKNHQNVGSIPEGAIVEKAVPVNLNAKSELQLLLQFPDITTAKNIAEKINEIYKAGIAKALDPTTISINIPSTYRGNVLDFMAEVEKIEVSTDLPARVVINERTGTVVIGSHVKISPAALAHGGLTITIKETPEVIQPPPLSPRGSVTETVPRTELKVEEKQASLVEVQGSTVGELVRALNTLGVTPKDLISILQALKTSGALKADLVIM is encoded by the coding sequence ATGAGAAACAATAAAATCATTCTGGGTAATTATAAAGTTATTCTGAGCAATTATAAAGTCATTTTGAGCGATTATCATGTTATTCTGACTAAATACAATGTCATTCTGAGCGTAGCGAAGAATCTCCTCTTTATATTTTTCTTGATACTATCTTTTGCAACTACCTCTCATGCAGAGAGAATAAAGGATATTGCCAGCTGGTCAGGAATTAGAGAAAACCAACTTGTAGGTTATGGTCTTGTTGTTGGATTAAACGGAACAGGCGATAAGGATGGAACATATCTTTATCAGCCAATTGCAAATATGTTGAGCAGAATGGGAATTACAGTGAATGTGAAAGATTTGAAGGGCAAAGTTAAGAATGTTGCAGCAGTTATGGTTACTGCTAAACTGCCAACCAATGTGAAACCGGGGACAAAAATAGATGTACAGGTTTCATCAATAGGTGATGCCAAATCTCTTCAGGGAGGAACTTTGCTGCTTACACCTCTTACAGGACCTGATGGAGAAGTATATGCTTTAGCGCAGGGACCTATTTCAATTGGAGGGTTTATAGCTGCTGGAAGAGCAGCTCAGGCTATAAAAAATCATCAAAATGTCGGCTCTATTCCTGAAGGAGCTATTGTAGAAAAAGCAGTTCCTGTTAATCTGAATGCAAAGAGTGAGCTTCAGCTTCTTCTACAGTTTCCAGATATAACTACCGCCAAAAATATAGCTGAAAAAATAAACGAGATTTATAAAGCAGGAATTGCAAAAGCTTTGGACCCAACAACAATTTCAATTAATATCCCATCAACTTATAGAGGAAATGTGCTTGATTTTATGGCTGAAGTTGAAAAAATTGAAGTTTCTACTGATTTACCTGCCCGTGTAGTTATAAATGAAAGAACAGGCACGGTTGTTATAGGCTCTCATGTAAAAATATCACCTGCAGCACTTGCTCATGGTGGTTTGACAATTACAATAAAAGAAACCCCTGAAGTGATTCAACCACCTCCTCTGTCTCCAAGAGGATCTGTAACAGAGACTGTTCCCAGAACTGAGCTTAAAGTAGAGGAAAAACAGGCATCTCTTGTTGAAGTACAGGGTTCAACAGTTGGAGAACTTGTCAGAGCATTAAATACATTGGGAGTAACTCCGAAGGATTTAATCTCTATACTTCAGGCACTTAAAACATCAGGCGCTTTAAAAGCTGATCTGGTGATAATGTGA
- the flgF gene encoding flagellar basal-body rod protein FlgF: MYKGIYITMTGMSMRENELSAISNNLANINTTGYKKQSFASRLYPLLSGKPSQSNVIYQDARAQTYFGTQYIDTSQGALKQTHNPFDLGIQGEGFFVVRQGNKILYTREGSFTRDKDNYLVTQTGLRVLDENNNPIIIDGTKIEYGKDGTILVDGNPIGRIKLVKLNNLRHVGQSLYEGVEAGQANGQILQGWIENSNVNPMSEMVQMIQAIRNFDFTQRVTTNFSELAQRAVSEIARI, from the coding sequence ATGTATAAAGGAATTTACATAACAATGACTGGAATGAGCATGAGAGAGAATGAACTTTCTGCCATTTCCAACAATCTTGCCAATATTAATACAACGGGTTATAAAAAGCAGAGCTTTGCAAGCAGGCTTTATCCTCTTCTTTCAGGAAAACCTTCTCAGTCAAATGTTATATATCAGGATGCAAGAGCTCAAACCTATTTCGGCACTCAATACATTGACACATCTCAGGGTGCTTTAAAACAAACTCATAATCCATTTGACCTTGGTATTCAGGGAGAAGGATTTTTTGTAGTAAGACAGGGGAATAAAATTTTATATACCAGAGAAGGTTCATTTACAAGAGACAAAGATAATTATCTTGTGACGCAGACAGGGTTAAGAGTTCTTGATGAAAATAATAATCCAATAATAATAGATGGAACAAAAATAGAGTACGGTAAAGATGGAACTATATTAGTTGATGGAAATCCTATTGGACGAATTAAACTTGTAAAACTGAATAATCTCAGACATGTTGGACAGTCTCTTTATGAAGGAGTAGAAGCAGGGCAAGCAAATGGGCAGATTTTACAGGGCTGGATAGAAAATTCAAATGTAAATCCAATGAGTGAAATGGTTCAAATGATTCAGGCTATAAGAAATTTTGATTTCACCCAGAGGGTAACAACCAATTTTTCTGAGCTTGCACAAAGAGCTGTAAGCGAAATTGCAAGAATATAA
- the flgG gene encoding flagellar basal-body rod protein FlgG encodes MLRSLFTASTGMYAQQLNLDVISHNLANVNTTGFKKGRAEFQDLLYQNVINPGAPSDDGTQYPSGIQVGLGVRPVAVAKFFTPGDLINTGNDLDLAIDGDGFFQVTLPDGTIAYTRAGNFRIDKDGRIVTNDGYPIEPGITVPADATKITFGADGTVTVLQPGTVAPVQIGTVELARFINPGGLQAIGRNLFLETDASGTPTTGTPGTEGRGKIVQGFLEMSNVNIVEELANMIIAQRAFDINSKAVQTSDEMLQTVAALKR; translated from the coding sequence ATGTTAAGATCACTTTTTACAGCATCAACTGGCATGTATGCTCAGCAGCTAAATTTAGATGTTATTTCACATAATCTTGCAAATGTTAATACCACAGGATTCAAAAAAGGAAGAGCAGAGTTTCAGGATTTGCTTTATCAGAATGTTATTAATCCGGGAGCTCCCTCTGATGATGGAACTCAGTATCCTTCAGGAATTCAGGTTGGACTTGGTGTAAGACCTGTTGCTGTTGCAAAGTTTTTTACTCCAGGTGATCTTATAAATACAGGGAATGATCTGGATTTGGCGATTGATGGAGATGGATTTTTCCAGGTAACTCTTCCTGATGGGACAATTGCTTATACAAGAGCAGGAAACTTTAGAATTGATAAAGATGGAAGGATTGTAACAAATGACGGATATCCGATAGAACCCGGAATTACAGTTCCTGCTGATGCAACGAAAATAACATTTGGTGCTGATGGAACTGTTACAGTGCTTCAACCAGGAACAGTTGCACCTGTTCAGATCGGAACAGTTGAACTTGCAAGATTTATAAATCCAGGTGGGTTACAGGCAATCGGAAGAAATCTTTTTCTTGAAACAGATGCATCGGGCACTCCAACAACAGGAACTCCTGGAACTGAGGGAAGAGGAAAAATTGTACAGGGTTTTTTGGAAATGTCCAATGTAAACATTGTTGAAGAGCTTGCTAATATGATAATTGCTCAAAGAGCTTTTGATATTAACTCTAAGGCGGTGCAAACATCTGATGAAATGTTGCAAACAGTAGCAGCACTTAAGAGGTAA